A genomic window from Rhodococcus sp. KBS0724 includes:
- a CDS encoding VOC family protein, whose translation MPSITPCLWFDTQAEEAAHFYISVFGSGKILEIERYGEGSPSGQPAGSVMTVVFELDGQRFTGLNGGPMFTFSEAVSFEIPCADQAEVDHYWSALTEGGEESQCGWLKDKFGLSWQVVPSRLLELMHDPDRAKAQRVMDAMMQMKKIDVAELERAAL comes from the coding sequence ATGCCATCGATCACCCCGTGCCTGTGGTTCGACACGCAAGCGGAGGAAGCAGCACATTTTTACATCTCGGTGTTCGGAAGCGGGAAAATCCTCGAAATCGAGCGATACGGAGAGGGATCGCCGTCCGGTCAACCGGCAGGGTCGGTGATGACGGTGGTGTTCGAACTGGATGGTCAGCGGTTCACCGGGTTGAACGGCGGACCGATGTTCACGTTTTCCGAGGCGGTGTCCTTCGAGATTCCCTGTGCCGATCAGGCGGAGGTCGACCACTACTGGTCGGCTCTGACGGAGGGCGGCGAGGAAAGTCAGTGCGGGTGGCTCAAGGACAAGTTCGGTCTGTCCTGGCAGGTCGTTCCGAGCCGATTGCTTGAATTGATGCACGATCCGGATCGCGCAAAAGCCCAGCGTGTGATGGACGCGATGATGCAGATGAAGAAGATCGACGTGGCAGAACTCGAGCGCGCCGCACTCTGA
- a CDS encoding CPBP family intramembrane glutamic endopeptidase — MSFSTVSDAGVLNTAPSNPRFPHVHAYIDIAVVIAVLVGTNLIAHFTTVWASIATVPISALVLLAMSKRRGLGWAELGLSPKHLKSGSKYALIAVGLVLTVVAVGALLPLTRPFFMADRYATISGAIIASMIIIPLQTVIPEELAFRGVLHGTLNRVSGFRGVAAAGSLTFGLWHIASSMGLTSGNAGLSGFLGNGVVGQIAGILGAVLATAAAGLVFTWLRHRSGSLLAPIALHWSLNGAGALAAAFVWHATMN, encoded by the coding sequence ATGAGTTTTTCAACCGTGTCTGATGCCGGCGTGCTCAACACGGCACCGTCCAACCCACGCTTTCCGCACGTCCACGCGTACATCGACATCGCAGTGGTCATCGCAGTCCTCGTGGGCACCAACCTGATTGCGCACTTCACCACGGTGTGGGCGAGCATCGCGACGGTTCCGATCTCGGCGCTCGTGCTCCTTGCCATGAGCAAGCGCAGAGGGCTGGGTTGGGCGGAACTCGGCCTGTCCCCGAAGCATCTCAAGAGCGGTTCGAAGTACGCGCTCATCGCGGTCGGACTAGTCCTGACCGTCGTGGCGGTCGGCGCGTTGTTGCCGCTGACCAGGCCGTTCTTCATGGCTGATCGTTACGCCACCATCTCGGGCGCCATCATCGCGTCGATGATCATCATTCCTCTGCAAACGGTCATTCCCGAGGAATTGGCATTCCGCGGTGTCCTGCACGGGACGCTCAACCGGGTCAGCGGATTCCGGGGCGTCGCCGCAGCGGGTTCTTTGACGTTCGGACTGTGGCACATCGCGTCGTCGATGGGGTTGACCAGTGGAAACGCCGGTCTGTCCGGCTTCCTCGGCAACGGGGTCGTCGGTCAGATCGCCGGTATTCTCGGCGCGGTTCTGGCCACTGCAGCCGCCGGGCTCGTCTTCACGTGGCTTCGCCATCGAAGTGGCAGTCTTCTTGCCCCGATTGCATTGCACTGGTCTTTGAACGGCGCGGGCGCTTTGGCCGCAGCGTTCGTGTGGCACGCCACCATGAACTGA
- a CDS encoding amidohydrolase family protein, translating into MIQLHRGHIFHISGSPTVEGAADALVSLPDGVLAIDDAGVVAFCGEFDALPQHLRSDDVHDHRPGFLLPGFIDTHVHFPQIYAGDAYGGGQLLEWLDLCVFPSESRLSDPEFATHAAAAFCARRIATGTTAAMVFGSAFPHAQDALFAETQRTGLRIVSGRGIQTTGPESAAALITSEDDAITLTRDEIDRWHGADTGDVDTALLHVAVVPRFSLAVTTETLKNLGELYDSVRDRGVYFHSHLNENNRPGTGEVATTLERYQVQSYLDTYDGKFLPGSEVGGKSFLGPRAILAHSVHCQDSELARMAETGTSIAHCPTSQQFLGSGTMPWKRTLAAGVNIAIGSDFGGGDEFLLSRVLGDAFKVHISEDGDSALSLHPAELLFTGTLAGARALDLENRIGNLDAGKEADFLVIDPAGWPALGNLINFGTRSSDPILARDQTLFGLLMAMREPAISHVYVQGRRVST; encoded by the coding sequence GTGATACAGCTGCATCGGGGCCATATCTTCCACATTTCCGGTAGCCCAACAGTCGAAGGCGCAGCCGACGCGCTCGTCTCCCTTCCTGACGGTGTGCTCGCGATCGACGACGCCGGTGTCGTGGCATTCTGTGGTGAATTCGACGCGTTGCCGCAGCATCTGCGCAGCGACGACGTCCACGATCATCGTCCAGGGTTTCTGCTCCCCGGATTCATCGACACCCACGTTCACTTTCCCCAGATCTACGCCGGCGATGCCTACGGCGGCGGACAACTTCTCGAGTGGCTCGATCTCTGCGTGTTCCCGTCGGAATCGCGACTGTCCGATCCGGAATTTGCGACCCACGCTGCGGCCGCTTTCTGCGCCCGCCGAATAGCCACCGGAACTACTGCGGCCATGGTCTTCGGTTCCGCTTTTCCGCACGCGCAGGACGCGCTGTTCGCGGAAACTCAGCGAACCGGCCTTCGCATCGTCAGTGGCCGTGGCATCCAAACCACGGGGCCCGAATCTGCAGCCGCGCTCATCACTTCCGAGGACGATGCGATCACGCTGACCCGCGACGAGATCGATCGCTGGCACGGAGCCGACACCGGTGATGTCGACACTGCTCTGCTGCACGTTGCCGTCGTACCGCGGTTTTCCTTGGCCGTGACGACGGAGACCCTGAAGAACCTGGGGGAGTTGTACGACTCGGTTCGAGACCGTGGCGTGTACTTCCACAGTCATCTCAATGAGAACAACAGGCCGGGTACCGGCGAGGTGGCAACGACGCTCGAGCGCTACCAGGTTCAGTCGTACCTCGATACGTACGACGGCAAGTTTCTGCCGGGCTCAGAGGTCGGTGGCAAGTCGTTCCTCGGGCCGCGCGCCATTCTCGCGCACTCCGTCCACTGTCAGGATTCGGAATTGGCGCGGATGGCGGAGACCGGAACGTCGATTGCGCATTGCCCGACTTCGCAGCAGTTCCTCGGTTCCGGCACGATGCCGTGGAAGCGAACGTTGGCGGCGGGAGTCAACATCGCGATCGGTTCGGACTTCGGCGGCGGCGACGAATTCCTCCTCTCACGGGTTCTGGGCGATGCATTCAAAGTGCATATTTCGGAGGACGGGGACAGCGCGCTTTCGCTGCACCCGGCCGAATTGCTGTTCACGGGCACACTGGCCGGCGCGCGTGCGCTGGACCTGGAGAACCGCATCGGAAACCTCGACGCCGGTAAGGAAGCAGATTTCCTCGTCATTGATCCTGCCGGGTGGCCGGCGCTGGGCAATCTGATCAACTTCGGCACGCGGTCGTCGGATCCGATTCTCGCGCGTGATCAGACGCTGTTCGGCTTGTTGATGGCGATGCGTGAGCCGGCGATCTCGCACGTCTACGTCCAGGGCCGCAGGGTTTCGACCTGA